A genomic segment from Alteribacillus bidgolensis encodes:
- a CDS encoding helix-turn-helix domain-containing protein, with translation MSPSEYLMCIQIREARQLLMETGLSVKRISQRLVFSSAGYFSRTFRSSWRYLPINSERIKKYIV, from the coding sequence ATGTCTCCATCGGAATACCTCATGTGTATACAAATACGTGAAGCAAGGCAGTTATTAATGGAAACAGGCCTTTCCGTTAAACGTATCAGCCAACGTCTTGTATTTTCTTCAGCTGGATATTTCAGTCGTACCTTTCGTTCGTCATGGAGGTATCTCCCTATCAATTCAGAAAGGATAAAAAAATACATAGTATAA